A window of the Rhodoferax sp. GW822-FHT02A01 genome harbors these coding sequences:
- a CDS encoding HD domain-containing phosphohydrolase gives MHAAGRQTTVLVVDDTKENLLIIGQLLRPHYHVRVANSGMQALRVAESEPRPDLILLDVMMPDMDGYQVLQILRSKPQTQSIPVIFVTAMDADADEEHGLSLGAVDYVTKPVKPGLLLARVHAHLELKAARDALARQNAELDAEVHRRMAENDLIKDFSLHALATLAEKRDNETGNHLRRTQAYMEVLMQHLKDHPRFSAELVDPAARDRIAKVTPLHDIGKVGIPDAILLKPGRLTVEEFAIMKTHASIGAQAIGEAIRSVQAARSLDEPAVSPSDAALRAQSLSFLETTRQIAGSHHEKWDGSGYPDRLSGAAIPLPARLMALADVFDALISKRHYKEAYSMQQTVETILQGKGGHFDPDIVDAFIAVQDQFADIAKRYVDPPPQEH, from the coding sequence ATGCACGCTGCAGGGCGGCAAACCACGGTGCTGGTAGTAGATGACACCAAGGAAAACTTGTTGATCATTGGCCAGTTGCTGCGCCCCCACTACCACGTGCGGGTGGCCAATTCCGGCATGCAGGCCCTGCGCGTGGCGGAGTCCGAACCCCGTCCCGACCTGATTCTGCTGGACGTCATGATGCCGGACATGGACGGCTACCAGGTGCTGCAGATTCTGCGCAGCAAGCCGCAAACCCAGTCAATACCGGTGATCTTTGTCACGGCGATGGATGCGGATGCAGACGAGGAACACGGTCTGTCCCTGGGTGCCGTGGACTACGTCACCAAACCGGTCAAGCCGGGTCTGCTGCTGGCCCGGGTACACGCCCACCTCGAACTCAAGGCGGCCCGCGACGCGCTGGCACGACAGAACGCCGAACTGGACGCCGAGGTCCACCGACGCATGGCCGAGAACGACCTGATCAAGGACTTCAGCCTGCACGCCCTGGCCACCCTGGCCGAAAAGCGAGACAACGAAACCGGCAACCATCTGCGCCGCACCCAGGCCTACATGGAAGTCCTGATGCAGCACCTGAAGGACCACCCGCGCTTTTCAGCGGAGCTGGTGGACCCCGCCGCGCGCGACCGCATTGCCAAGGTGACGCCCTTGCATGACATCGGAAAGGTGGGCATACCCGACGCCATTCTGCTCAAGCCGGGTCGACTCACGGTCGAAGAGTTCGCCATCATGAAAACCCACGCCAGCATTGGCGCCCAGGCCATTGGGGAAGCCATTCGCAGCGTGCAGGCAGCCCGCAGCCTGGACGAACCCGCCGTTTCCCCGAGCGACGCTGCGCTCAGGGCCCAGTCGCTGAGTTTTTTGGAAACCACGCGCCAGATTGCAGGCAGCCACCACGAGAAATGGGACGGCAGCGGCTACCCCGACAGGCTCTCAGGTGCGGCCATTCCGCTTCCAGCTAGGCTCATGGCGCTGGCCGACGTGTTTGATGCCCTCATTTCCAAGCGCCACTACAAGGAAGCCTATTCCATGCAGCAAACCGTGGAGACCATCCTCCAGGGCAAGGGGGGGCACTTCGACCCGGACATTGTTGACGCCTTCATTGCCGTACAGGACCAGTTTGCCGACATTGCAAAACGCTACGTAGATCCACCGCCGCAGGAGCACTGA
- a CDS encoding histidine phosphatase family protein, producing MTRHSLLIRILAACATVLTATGIVWAQGAETAFVEKMVTPELLTELRKGGYVLYMRHGTTDNSRADRAPSVDLNDCSTQRVLNDEGRKLSAAIGQELVKARIPVGEVFFSPLCRARESAELAFPAMKGKMHSDLNLAYSANLTAEEKKPVLAATRKLVSAPVAPGTNRVLVAHAPNMADLMGYFVKPEGTVVVLRPLGQDRFEYLGSIPPTLWATLLK from the coding sequence ATGACCCGCCATTCGCTACTGATCCGAATCCTCGCCGCTTGCGCCACCGTCCTGACCGCCACCGGCATTGTGTGGGCACAAGGCGCTGAGACTGCCTTTGTGGAAAAAATGGTCACCCCGGAGCTGCTGACCGAACTGCGCAAGGGCGGCTACGTGCTCTACATGCGCCACGGCACCACCGACAACAGCCGTGCAGACCGCGCACCATCCGTCGACCTGAACGACTGCTCGACACAGCGTGTGCTCAACGATGAAGGGCGCAAGTTGTCCGCAGCCATCGGACAGGAACTGGTCAAGGCAAGGATTCCCGTTGGCGAGGTTTTCTTCAGCCCGCTCTGCCGTGCCCGTGAAAGCGCCGAGCTGGCCTTTCCCGCGATGAAAGGGAAAATGCACTCCGATCTGAATCTGGCCTATTCCGCCAACCTCACGGCCGAGGAAAAGAAACCGGTGCTGGCCGCCACACGCAAGCTCGTGTCCGCCCCTGTTGCGCCAGGCACCAACCGCGTACTGGTGGCGCATGCGCCCAACATGGCAGACCTGATGGGCTACTTCGTCAAACCCGAAGGCACGGTGGTCGTGCTCCGCCCCCTAGGGCAGGACCGGTTTGAATACCTCGGCAGCATACCGCCCACCTTGTGGGCAACCCTGCTCAAATGA